In Xanthocytophaga agilis, the following are encoded in one genomic region:
- a CDS encoding Gfo/Idh/MocA family oxidoreductase, with translation MNRKMRMGMVGGGIGAFIGAVHRMAAAIDNEIELVCGAFSSDPERSRQSGEMLYLPEERVYPDYRTMILEEKKLPEGQRMDFVAIVTPNHMHFGPAKMALENGFHVVLDKPMTLNTEEAKELKEVIEKSGLLFCLTHNYTGYPMVKEARSIIASGKLGKIRKVVVEYPQGWLNVLVEASGNKQAEWRTDPARSGAAGCIGDIGTHAFNLAEYITGLKVTEICADLTTFVEGRKLEDDANLLLHFENGAKGVLHSSQISVGEENNFNIRIYGEVGGLWWHQMEPNTLEYTQPGKPKQLLRTGVGELSNASKISTRIPAGHPEGYIEAFAILYRNFAKTLRSRLKGETPDPAYLDFPGLEAGLRGMLFIDTVIKSNQSNEKWTKMLE, from the coding sequence ATGAATAGAAAGATGCGAATGGGAATGGTAGGAGGGGGAATCGGAGCTTTTATCGGAGCCGTACACCGTATGGCTGCTGCCATAGATAACGAAATAGAACTTGTATGTGGTGCCTTCAGTAGTGATCCTGAACGTTCCAGGCAGTCAGGTGAAATGTTATACCTACCGGAAGAGCGGGTATATCCGGATTATCGTACGATGATTCTGGAAGAAAAGAAATTGCCAGAAGGCCAGCGGATGGACTTTGTGGCCATTGTAACGCCTAACCATATGCACTTTGGCCCGGCTAAGATGGCATTGGAAAACGGGTTCCATGTAGTGCTGGACAAACCCATGACCTTAAATACAGAAGAAGCAAAAGAGCTGAAAGAGGTAATTGAGAAGTCAGGCTTGCTGTTTTGTCTGACACATAACTATACTGGCTATCCAATGGTAAAAGAAGCCCGTAGCATTATTGCATCAGGCAAGTTAGGCAAGATACGTAAAGTAGTCGTAGAGTATCCACAAGGCTGGCTCAATGTACTTGTTGAGGCTAGTGGCAACAAACAGGCGGAATGGCGTACAGACCCTGCACGATCAGGAGCTGCAGGTTGTATTGGAGATATTGGTACTCACGCCTTTAACCTGGCCGAATACATCACGGGTCTGAAAGTAACTGAAATCTGTGCTGACCTGACTACCTTTGTAGAGGGACGTAAGCTGGAAGATGATGCCAATCTTTTACTGCATTTTGAAAATGGAGCAAAAGGAGTCCTGCATTCCAGCCAGATCTCAGTAGGAGAGGAGAATAATTTTAACATCCGTATCTACGGAGAAGTGGGTGGACTGTGGTGGCATCAGATGGAGCCTAATACATTGGAATATACACAACCTGGCAAGCCTAAACAACTGCTGCGTACAGGAGTGGGTGAACTATCCAATGCCTCTAAAATCAGTACCCGCATCCCGGCAGGGCACCCTGAAGGCTATATCGAAGCATTTGCGATTCTATACCGCAATTTTGCCAAAACACTGCGTAGCCGTCTGAAAGGCGAGACACCTGATCCAGCGTACCTGGATTTCCCTGGGCTGGAAGCAGGTTTGCGTGGTATGTTGTTTATTGACACTGTAATAAAGTCCAACCAGAGCAATGAGAAGTGGACTAAAATGCTGGAGTAA
- a CDS encoding TonB-dependent receptor domain-containing protein, producing MRPFSTKKIFLVLSFLIGVLTQAEAQSVTVSGTITDSVTKVPLAGVSITVKGKVLGTTTDTKGNFLLTTNTPPPFMLTISSVGYKTLEQEITSSKSDLTIEMTEQVILGQEVVVAASRVEESVMQSPVTIEKLDLRSIRYAATPSFFDALINLKGVEMSSQSLLFRSINTRGFNSNGNTRVVQLIDGMDNQAPGLNFAVGNVVGISELDLESVEMLPGAASALYGPNAINGIILMNSKNPFQYQGLSGYAKAGIMNESNRSEATTPFYDFALRYAKAFNDKIAFKININYLTAKDWQATDTRDQSLLNGSSLSSTQQTNPGYNGINTYGDETNVNLYTSLYGNGQPGTGAGGTSQFLGAIATTQIPQAGNKTLPELTGLTPQQLFNQMIPNVAVSRTGYAERDLANYNTHSLKLSGALHWRITEGVEAILQANYGTGTTVYTGSDRYSLANFNLGQYKAEVRGSNFFVRTYTTQENSGDSYAIGVLGSGVNEAWKPSTTWFPQYFGAYANGAFQTYATALLVALASGQSGENAIAAAQAAAGSNASTIHNQARGLADQGRLVPGTTAFNDAVSAIKSRPIPGNSEGVGARFTDKTNMYHVEGMYNFNKLLSPSIVEIIVGGNYRLYTLNSNKTLFATDDDGNEFKIHEYGGYIQGGKKLLEDKLKLTASVRYDKNQNFKGQFNPRASAVLTLAKVHNIRASFQTGFRIPTTQAQYIDLLTPQSRILGGLPIFRERYNMVNNPVYTLQSVQAFGAAVQQGQNPQQAASLLQQHIFQDYQPERVRTVEVGYKGLISNRLFIDAYYYYNTFVNFDGGQVVVQDIPNDGVSSPISLLSSTTRSVYSFPVNVTQNLNNHGWALGIDYLLPKNFTVGGNVSYNKLLNTDKLPAGFETAFNTPEYRYNLSFGNRNVIKNLGFSLTWRWQDQFVWQSSFVGGVIRGQNKSIVPAYGTLDAQVNYKVTAIKSIIKLGGSNILNKGYTQSWGNPTFGSMYYVSILFDQFMN from the coding sequence ATGAGACCATTTTCTACAAAGAAAATTTTTCTGGTTCTATCTTTCCTTATAGGAGTCCTCACTCAGGCAGAGGCACAATCCGTAACAGTTTCCGGAACTATCACAGATTCGGTAACCAAAGTCCCTCTAGCTGGAGTAAGTATTACTGTTAAAGGAAAAGTGCTCGGTACTACTACGGATACCAAAGGCAACTTTCTTCTGACTACCAATACTCCACCACCCTTTATGCTCACTATTTCTTCGGTAGGCTATAAAACCCTGGAACAGGAAATTACCAGTAGTAAATCAGATCTTACCATAGAGATGACAGAGCAGGTTATTCTGGGTCAGGAAGTGGTGGTAGCTGCATCCCGTGTGGAAGAATCCGTAATGCAGTCTCCTGTTACCATAGAAAAACTCGATTTACGTTCAATACGCTATGCAGCTACCCCCAGCTTCTTTGATGCTCTTATCAATCTGAAAGGAGTTGAAATGAGTTCTCAAAGCTTATTATTCCGCTCTATCAATACCCGTGGATTTAATTCCAATGGTAATACCCGGGTAGTACAATTGATTGATGGAATGGACAATCAGGCACCAGGATTAAACTTTGCAGTAGGTAATGTGGTAGGCATTTCGGAACTGGATCTGGAAAGTGTAGAAATGTTGCCAGGAGCAGCCTCAGCGTTATATGGTCCCAATGCAATCAATGGCATTATTCTGATGAATAGCAAAAACCCCTTCCAATACCAGGGGCTCAGTGGCTATGCAAAGGCAGGTATTATGAACGAATCCAACCGTTCTGAGGCTACTACGCCTTTTTATGACTTTGCACTCCGGTATGCCAAAGCGTTCAATGACAAAATAGCATTTAAGATAAATATCAATTACCTGACTGCCAAAGACTGGCAGGCTACGGATACCCGCGATCAAAGTTTGCTGAATGGTTCCTCCTTAAGCAGTACCCAGCAAACGAATCCTGGATACAACGGCATAAATACCTATGGTGATGAAACCAATGTTAACCTCTATACAAGTTTGTATGGCAATGGACAACCAGGTACGGGTGCTGGTGGGACCTCTCAGTTTCTGGGAGCTATTGCTACTACTCAGATTCCACAGGCAGGCAACAAAACGCTACCCGAACTCACAGGGCTTACCCCTCAGCAACTATTTAACCAGATGATTCCTAATGTAGCCGTCTCACGTACAGGCTATGCAGAAAGAGATCTGGCTAACTACAACACACATAGCTTAAAGTTGAGTGGTGCGTTGCACTGGCGTATTACTGAAGGTGTAGAAGCTATTCTGCAGGCTAATTATGGTACAGGAACCACTGTATATACAGGTTCAGACCGATATTCGCTGGCTAATTTTAATTTGGGTCAATACAAAGCGGAAGTTCGAGGATCTAACTTCTTTGTACGCACCTATACTACCCAGGAAAATTCAGGTGATTCGTATGCTATAGGGGTATTAGGTTCCGGAGTAAACGAAGCATGGAAACCGAGTACTACCTGGTTTCCACAATATTTCGGTGCCTATGCCAATGGAGCATTTCAGACCTATGCTACAGCATTGCTAGTGGCTCTGGCAAGTGGACAATCCGGAGAAAATGCCATTGCAGCAGCTCAAGCGGCTGCAGGCAGCAACGCCAGCACCATTCACAATCAGGCACGTGGATTAGCAGATCAGGGACGGTTGGTTCCCGGTACAACAGCTTTTAATGACGCTGTTTCAGCTATTAAGTCACGGCCTATCCCTGGAAATTCAGAAGGAGTCGGGGCCCGGTTTACAGACAAAACCAATATGTACCATGTGGAGGGCATGTACAACTTTAACAAGCTTCTTAGTCCTTCTATTGTGGAAATCATTGTGGGTGGAAACTATAGACTATACACACTAAACTCCAATAAGACACTTTTTGCGACAGATGATGATGGGAACGAATTCAAGATTCACGAATATGGGGGATATATACAGGGTGGTAAGAAGCTATTGGAAGACAAATTAAAACTGACTGCGTCTGTACGTTATGACAAAAACCAGAACTTCAAAGGCCAGTTTAACCCCAGAGCTTCCGCCGTACTGACATTAGCTAAGGTACACAATATTCGCGCTTCCTTTCAGACAGGCTTTCGTATTCCTACTACACAAGCTCAATATATTGACCTGCTTACTCCACAATCCCGCATCCTGGGTGGTCTGCCCATTTTCCGGGAACGATACAATATGGTCAACAATCCTGTCTACACACTCCAGTCTGTACAAGCCTTCGGAGCAGCTGTACAACAGGGACAAAACCCTCAGCAGGCCGCTTCATTGTTACAACAACACATATTCCAGGACTACCAGCCTGAGCGGGTGCGTACTGTCGAAGTGGGTTACAAAGGTTTAATTTCCAATCGTCTTTTCATAGATGCCTATTATTACTATAACACCTTTGTCAATTTTGATGGTGGTCAGGTAGTGGTTCAGGATATTCCGAATGATGGTGTGTCCTCTCCTATCTCCCTGCTTAGCTCTACTACCCGCAGTGTATACAGCTTTCCTGTCAATGTCACTCAGAACCTAAACAATCATGGCTGGGCACTTGGCATTGATTACCTGCTCCCTAAGAACTTCACAGTGGGCGGCAATGTATCCTACAACAAGCTTCTAAACACAGACAAGCTGCCAGCAGGATTTGAAACAGCTTTTAACACACCAGAGTATCGTTATAATTTATCGTTTGGCAATCGGAATGTGATTAAAAACCTTGGATTTAGCCTGACATGGCGATGGCAGGATCAGTTTGTATGGCAATCCAGCTTTGTTGGCGGAGTTATCAGAGGACAGAACAAGAGTATAGTACCTGCTTATGGAACGCTGGATGCACAGGTGAACTATAAAGTCACTGCGATTAAATCCATCATCAAACTCGGAGGATCAAACATTCTGAATAAGGGATATACTCAATCCTGGGGCAATCCAACCTTTGGAAGCATGTACTATGTATCCATATTGTTTGATCAGTTTATGAACTAA